One Phaseolus vulgaris cultivar G19833 chromosome 2, P. vulgaris v2.0, whole genome shotgun sequence DNA window includes the following coding sequences:
- the LOC137811174 gene encoding protein PAM68, chloroplastic, whose translation MVATAATFFNSQFLHTHGRINTWRLNRNSYFSGNVKFEFPIHRSEFPHQVHLSHIAPICATFKEPKGFGPSKKKKKKSKKIKRDYVEDGDDDEEEEEEEEEEPDRGVIPEVVTNRMMNRVAVSVGIPLSIGLLFFPFFYYLKVGLKIDVPTWVPFIVSFFFFGSALLGVSYGIVSSSWDPLRDGSFWGWTEAQKNWPVFWQSLRGGSRKN comes from the exons ATGGTTGCAACTGCTGCAACATTCTTCAATTCACAATTTCTTCACACG CATGGTAGGATTAATACATGGAGACTCAACAGGAATAGCTATTTCAGTGGAAATGTGAAGTTTGAGTTCCCTATTCACAGATCAGAATTTCCTCATCAGGTTCATTTGTCACACATTGCCCCTATATGTGCAACTTTTAAGGAGCCCAAGGGGTTTGGACcttcaaaaaagaaaaagaagaagagcaAGAAGATCAAAAGGGACTATGTAGAagatggtgatgatgatgaagaagaagaagaagaagaagaagaagaaccagACAGGGGAGTTATTCCTGAGGTAGTGACCAACAGGATGATGAACAGGGTGGCAGTGTCAGTGGGGATTCCACTAAGTATTGGGCTTTTGTTTTTCCCATTTTTCTACTATCTTAAGGTTGGGTTGAAGATTGATGTGCCCACTTGGGTGCCCTTCATTGTGTCCTTCTTTTTCTTTGGGTCTGCATTGTTGGGAGTGAGTTATGGGATTGTGTCCTCCAGTTGGGACCCACTAAGGGATGGTTCCTTTTGGGGTTGGACTGAGGCTCAAAAGAATTGGC